The Desulfurispira natronophila genome includes a region encoding these proteins:
- a CDS encoding isochorismatase family protein, producing MSGLPAKSQIASFDIDAQYTFTPECPDELPVAGGTEIASQLNAQARFAAYRIGSKDAHSPRAHWVSTPEAPQFTPIDGSHVDMRWNVHAVPGTRGFELIAGLPHPSEYDYFVWKGVELDMHPYGACYHDLEDRLSTGVIEYLRQQGITTVIAGGLATDYCVRVTVLQLLQADFQVILNQAACRGIAPQSTDAALREMQERGALLVKSASDLPHLVTAP from the coding sequence ATGAGCGGTCTACCCGCAAAAAGTCAAATAGCCAGCTTTGATATTGATGCCCAGTACACCTTTACGCCAGAGTGTCCCGATGAACTACCGGTGGCTGGCGGTACGGAAATAGCCTCCCAGCTAAATGCCCAGGCCCGTTTTGCCGCGTATCGCATTGGCTCGAAAGATGCCCATAGTCCTAGGGCCCACTGGGTGAGTACTCCAGAGGCTCCTCAGTTTACCCCTATTGATGGTTCGCATGTTGATATGCGCTGGAATGTCCACGCTGTGCCTGGCACCCGGGGCTTCGAGCTTATTGCTGGACTGCCCCATCCGTCAGAGTACGATTATTTTGTGTGGAAAGGGGTGGAGCTGGATATGCACCCGTATGGCGCCTGCTACCATGATCTGGAGGATCGACTGAGCACCGGTGTCATCGAGTACCTGCGGCAGCAGGGCATTACCACCGTTATAGCAGGAGGTCTTGCCACCGACTACTGCGTGCGGGTCACCGTACTGCAGCTGCTGCAGGCGGATTTCCAGGTGATTCTCAATCAGGCGGCCTGCCGTGGTATCGCCCCGCAAAGCACCGACGCCGCTTTGCGGGAAATGCAGGAGCGGGGTGCTCTGCTGGTGAAATCGGCCAGTGACCTGCCGCATCTGGTTACGGCGCCATGA
- a CDS encoding COG3014 family protein has product MELLRYPLLGCLIFASMLYASGCAPYSASFAQIEQDLVNQDPVAALTSLEKQRPGSRNQVLHDLNHGMLLRMDGQFEASNESLERAKNRMEELYAISVSEQVGSFLLSDSSTSYAGEEFEQVLVHLYKALNYLELGEPESARVEALQVDLKLREMTQQGFTGNYREDALARYLTGIVYEMHGEYSDALIAYRRAYETYQDYREHFAVSVPEVLQEDLLRTAHRIGYREELERFRQEFDRPDWKPLSIPGSGQLIVVLSTSLAPVKREESAVIQLSANRVVRISLPYYEFRPRSSHGARLRLDHQAAFAAERAHSIDAIASDTLKAKMGAITARSIARIVAKDQAVSEVHDQAGPLAGVLANIFTAATETADTRSWLTLPQEIYLMRQHLPAGTYTPTVEILGSRGQVLDRLPLGELQIDAGNISVVSPHWIPHFLPRSPRR; this is encoded by the coding sequence ATGGAGTTGCTGCGCTACCCACTGCTTGGCTGCCTGATTTTTGCCAGTATGCTGTATGCCAGCGGCTGCGCCCCCTACAGTGCTTCCTTTGCCCAGATTGAACAGGACCTGGTGAACCAGGATCCCGTGGCGGCCCTGACAAGCCTGGAAAAACAACGCCCCGGCAGCCGCAACCAGGTGTTGCACGATCTGAACCACGGCATGCTGCTGCGCATGGATGGGCAGTTTGAAGCCAGCAACGAGAGCCTGGAGCGGGCCAAAAACCGCATGGAAGAGTTGTATGCCATCAGCGTCAGCGAACAGGTGGGCTCCTTTCTGCTCAGCGACAGCTCTACCTCCTATGCCGGCGAAGAGTTCGAGCAGGTGCTGGTACACCTGTACAAGGCCCTGAACTATCTGGAACTGGGCGAGCCGGAAAGTGCGCGGGTCGAAGCTTTGCAGGTGGATCTGAAACTGCGGGAAATGACCCAGCAGGGATTTACGGGCAACTACCGGGAAGATGCCCTGGCCCGCTACCTCACCGGTATCGTGTACGAGATGCACGGCGAGTACAGCGATGCCCTGATTGCCTATCGGCGGGCGTACGAAACCTATCAGGATTACCGGGAACACTTTGCCGTCTCCGTACCCGAGGTGCTGCAGGAGGATCTACTGCGTACAGCCCACCGCATTGGCTACCGCGAAGAACTGGAGCGTTTCCGGCAGGAATTTGATCGACCTGATTGGAAACCACTCTCCATACCGGGCAGCGGCCAGCTGATTGTCGTGCTGAGCACCAGCCTGGCTCCCGTCAAACGAGAAGAGAGCGCGGTCATACAACTCTCTGCCAATCGGGTGGTGCGCATATCCCTGCCCTATTATGAGTTTCGGCCCCGCAGCTCCCATGGGGCCCGACTGCGACTGGATCATCAAGCCGCCTTTGCTGCTGAGCGGGCCCACAGTATCGACGCCATAGCCAGCGATACGCTGAAAGCCAAGATGGGAGCCATCACGGCCCGGTCCATTGCCCGCATCGTAGCCAAGGATCAGGCCGTCAGTGAAGTGCACGATCAGGCCGGTCCACTGGCCGGTGTCCTCGCCAATATATTCACCGCAGCCACAGAAACCGCTGATACCCGCAGCTGGCTGACCCTGCCCCAGGAAATATACCTCATGCGCCAGCACCTGCCAGCAGGCACCTACACCCCCACGGTCGAAATCCTGGGCTCCCGCGGCCAGGTTCTGGATCGCCTGCCCCTGGGAGAGCTGCAGATAGATGCTGGCAACATAAGCGTAGTCTCACCCCACTGGATTCCCCACTTTCTGCCCCGCTCACCAAGGAGATAG
- a CDS encoding M48 family metalloprotease yields MNTPTLDRRHFLQLAAGAGALALLPGCSKNPVTGRRELMLMSTDQEVAIDRENAPHQISADYGLVQDTALADYVASVGSAMTPHTHRPNMPYSFNCLGATYINAYAFPGGTIGITRGILLTMESEAELAALIGHELGHVTARHTSQRMSRGMLTSLAVAGAAVAIQDDRYRGVAAGLGAIGAGVLLASYSRDQEREADSLGLEYSVKGQYSPQGFVDLMSMLNDLSGSRETNRVEMLFSTHPMSKERYETALRDVERGRYDKTKPIHRERYMDSTASLRRMRDAIEATQHGDREMAAGNPASAQEYYRKALHMAPDDYPVHLMMARCQLAQEKPAEAAAYARTARDIYPGEAQAHHILGFASLQQNQHTVALESFTAYEKRLPGNPNTVFFIGYSHEGLGNRQNAAERYQAFLQQVQEGPYADHARQRLAQWS; encoded by the coding sequence GTGAACACACCCACCCTTGATCGTCGTCACTTTTTACAACTGGCCGCCGGTGCCGGAGCTTTGGCATTGCTGCCTGGGTGCAGCAAAAATCCGGTTACCGGCAGACGCGAGCTGATGCTCATGTCCACAGACCAGGAAGTTGCTATTGACCGGGAGAACGCGCCTCATCAGATTTCGGCCGATTACGGACTCGTGCAGGATACCGCCCTGGCAGACTACGTAGCCAGTGTGGGCAGTGCCATGACACCCCACACCCATCGGCCCAATATGCCTTACAGCTTCAACTGCCTGGGAGCGACCTACATTAACGCCTATGCTTTCCCCGGTGGCACCATCGGTATTACGCGGGGCATTCTTCTGACTATGGAAAGCGAAGCAGAGCTGGCGGCCCTTATCGGGCATGAACTCGGGCACGTCACAGCCCGCCACACCTCGCAACGCATGAGCCGGGGAATGCTCACCAGCCTGGCAGTAGCCGGTGCTGCGGTAGCTATTCAAGATGACCGTTATAGGGGTGTTGCCGCCGGCCTGGGAGCTATCGGAGCCGGAGTGCTGTTGGCCAGCTACAGCCGGGACCAGGAGCGGGAAGCGGACTCCCTGGGACTGGAGTACTCGGTGAAAGGACAGTACAGTCCCCAAGGGTTTGTGGATTTGATGTCCATGCTCAATGACCTTTCCGGCAGCCGGGAAACCAACCGGGTAGAAATGCTCTTTTCCACCCACCCCATGAGCAAGGAGCGCTACGAAACGGCACTGCGGGATGTGGAGCGTGGTCGCTACGACAAGACGAAGCCTATTCACCGGGAACGCTATATGGACAGCACGGCCTCGCTGCGGCGTATGCGGGATGCCATCGAAGCAACCCAGCACGGTGACCGGGAAATGGCGGCCGGTAACCCTGCCAGCGCGCAAGAATACTACCGCAAGGCACTGCACATGGCTCCCGACGACTATCCGGTTCACCTGATGATGGCCAGGTGCCAACTCGCCCAGGAAAAACCTGCTGAGGCCGCTGCCTATGCCCGCACTGCCCGGGACATATACCCCGGCGAAGCCCAAGCTCACCACATCCTGGGTTTTGCCTCTTTACAGCAAAATCAGCACACGGTGGCTCTGGAGTCGTTTACTGCCTACGAAAAGCGTTTACCTGGAAACCCCAACACCGTCTTTTTTATCGGCTACTCCCACGAGGGACTGGGAAATCGCCAGAATGCGGCTGAGCGCTATCAGGCCTTTTTGCAGCAAGTGCAGGAAGGACCTTACGCCGACCACGCTCGCCAGCGACTGGCACAGTGGAGCTAA
- a CDS encoding LPP20 family lipoprotein: MLKTSIYTLLALMVLMAGCAAKPPPESSYPAWITGQSTEYPASIYVKGRGSGTTPAMAAQSARTELASFFEVQILARMESHIAETMDNDRYQQAQQHHTHINTTVGQILEGTEISQRWYSEEEGTHYALATLHRGNTLLNLDQRRDQLGQETALLVDQARQHANALRAASLLEEARQQQQHLLALGQTRQTLEPLPAGQLSRYSQTELQQMQRERLQDVTFTVNADTPGDLQRQVTDTASAALSSWGILMDPEGEYTLRIVYRPEPLQFREQWYWLRARLEMAILEPTGEVSAQQSYEVRESSRSETTARQRAEALVLQKVRQEVAALLFNTSTASTPVE, translated from the coding sequence ATGCTGAAAACATCCATTTACACCTTGCTGGCACTCATGGTCCTTATGGCCGGTTGCGCAGCCAAGCCCCCTCCTGAGTCGTCCTATCCAGCCTGGATTACTGGTCAGAGTACCGAATACCCCGCCAGCATATACGTCAAGGGCCGTGGCAGTGGCACCACCCCTGCCATGGCAGCCCAGAGTGCCCGTACCGAACTGGCCAGTTTTTTTGAGGTTCAAATCTTAGCCCGTATGGAATCCCATATAGCGGAAACCATGGACAACGATCGCTACCAGCAGGCCCAGCAACATCACACCCATATTAACACTACCGTCGGCCAGATACTGGAAGGGACGGAAATCAGCCAGCGCTGGTACAGCGAAGAGGAAGGAACCCACTACGCCCTGGCCACACTACACCGCGGCAATACGCTCCTCAACCTGGATCAGCGCCGCGATCAGCTTGGACAGGAAACTGCCCTGCTGGTGGATCAGGCAAGGCAGCACGCCAACGCCCTCAGGGCCGCTTCCCTGCTGGAAGAAGCACGGCAACAGCAGCAACATTTGCTGGCCCTGGGCCAGACGCGCCAGACCCTGGAGCCATTGCCTGCCGGACAACTGAGCCGCTACAGCCAAACAGAGCTTCAGCAAATGCAAAGGGAGCGCCTGCAGGATGTTACTTTCACCGTCAACGCCGACACTCCTGGCGACCTGCAGAGGCAAGTGACAGATACCGCCAGTGCAGCCCTTAGTTCCTGGGGAATTCTTATGGATCCAGAAGGGGAGTATACACTGCGCATCGTCTATCGCCCCGAGCCCCTTCAGTTCCGGGAGCAGTGGTACTGGCTGCGAGCCCGACTGGAGATGGCGATTCTGGAACCGACCGGAGAAGTGAGCGCACAGCAAAGCTATGAGGTACGGGAGTCATCCCGCAGCGAAACGACAGCACGGCAAAGGGCCGAAGCCCTGGTGTTACAAAAGGTTCGTCAGGAAGTGGCAGCGCTGCTTTTCAACACCTCCACCGCCAGCACTCCTGTCGAGTAG
- the pncB gene encoding nicotinate phosphoribosyltransferase: protein MIITSLLDTDLYKLTMMQMAWRHYPDTQVEYTFICRNPHIYDMRVVFPTVRQELDNFCQLRFQDDELNYLRTLPYMRQEFVDWLRDYRLDPSHVTLKADGESGFTLIIRGPLLQTILYEVPLLAIINESTFAYHVPEAKYSLWRKRLEGKVELIRSAPDNEDFVFADFGTRRRFSRAHHRHVIEYLKQETPRHCIGTSNVLLAKELELLPVGTMAHEYLQVCQALAPSLEESQRYAFDLWFQEYQGQLGVALSDIITLDAFLRDFDRSLAVRYDGIRHDSGDPFAWGDRVIAHLENLGVDPRRKTLIFSNSLNIPRALEIYHYFRDRARITFGIGTNLTNDLGYTPLDIVIKITECNGVPVAKISDSPGKMVCKDSRFLQQLQQAFNVGEIHV from the coding sequence ATGATCATCACCTCGTTGCTGGATACTGACCTCTACAAGCTTACCATGATGCAAATGGCCTGGCGTCACTATCCTGATACCCAGGTCGAATATACCTTTATCTGTCGCAACCCCCATATCTACGATATGAGAGTTGTTTTTCCCACCGTCCGCCAGGAGTTGGACAACTTTTGCCAGCTGCGTTTTCAGGATGATGAACTGAATTATTTGCGCACATTGCCCTATATGCGACAGGAATTTGTGGACTGGTTGAGGGACTACCGCCTGGACCCTTCCCATGTGACTCTGAAAGCTGATGGGGAGAGCGGATTCACCCTGATCATTCGGGGGCCCCTGCTGCAGACAATTCTTTACGAAGTGCCTCTGTTGGCCATTATCAATGAAAGTACCTTTGCCTACCATGTTCCCGAAGCCAAGTACTCTCTGTGGCGCAAACGCTTAGAGGGCAAAGTTGAGCTTATCCGCTCCGCCCCTGACAATGAGGACTTTGTCTTTGCCGACTTCGGCACTCGGCGTCGCTTCTCCCGCGCCCATCATCGCCACGTAATAGAGTACTTGAAGCAGGAAACTCCCCGCCATTGTATTGGTACCAGCAATGTGCTCCTGGCAAAGGAACTGGAGCTGCTGCCGGTAGGAACCATGGCCCATGAGTACCTGCAGGTGTGCCAGGCTCTGGCACCTTCCCTGGAAGAGAGCCAGCGCTACGCTTTCGACTTATGGTTTCAGGAGTACCAGGGGCAGTTGGGAGTGGCCCTTTCCGATATTATAACCCTGGACGCCTTTTTGCGGGATTTTGACCGCTCCCTGGCGGTGCGATATGATGGCATTCGTCACGATTCCGGCGACCCTTTTGCGTGGGGAGACCGGGTTATCGCCCACCTGGAGAATTTGGGGGTGGATCCGCGACGCAAGACCCTCATTTTTAGCAACAGTCTCAACATCCCTCGCGCTCTGGAAATTTATCACTATTTTCGTGATCGGGCTCGCATTACTTTCGGCATCGGCACCAACCTTACCAATGACCTGGGCTATACGCCCCTGGATATTGTCATCAAGATAACTGAGTGCAATGGAGTACCCGTAGCGAAAATCAGCGATTCGCCGGGCAAGATGGTATGCAAGGACAGTCGGTTTTTACAGCAACTGCAGCAGGCATTTAACGTAGGAGAGATTCATGTTTGA
- a CDS encoding penicillin-binding protein activator LpoB, whose translation MFRQSLHLLATLLTAGLLLAGCSQKVSRIDMDETRDLSGNWNDMDSRLVSREMIDDVLSQRWLSNFVQANNQQPTVIVGSMRNLSHEHINMRTFISDIQRELINSGQVDFVAAAEDRAELREERAEQDLHAREDTRARMGQEIGADFMLNGTINTIIDSEGRTQVKYYQVDMTLTDLESNRIVWIGQKQIRKLVERSRVRS comes from the coding sequence ATGTTCAGACAAAGCCTTCACCTCCTTGCCACCCTACTGACAGCCGGACTGCTTCTTGCCGGCTGCTCCCAGAAAGTCAGCCGCATTGACATGGACGAGACCCGCGATCTCAGCGGAAACTGGAACGACATGGATTCCCGCCTGGTTTCGCGGGAGATGATCGACGACGTACTTTCCCAGCGCTGGTTAAGCAACTTTGTGCAGGCCAACAATCAGCAGCCCACCGTTATTGTCGGCTCCATGCGCAATCTCAGTCACGAACACATCAATATGCGCACCTTTATCTCCGACATTCAACGGGAGCTGATCAACTCTGGCCAGGTGGACTTCGTCGCCGCGGCAGAGGACCGGGCGGAACTGCGGGAAGAGCGGGCCGAGCAGGATCTCCACGCCCGCGAGGATACCCGCGCCCGCATGGGCCAGGAGATTGGGGCTGACTTTATGCTCAACGGCACTATCAACACCATCATCGACAGCGAGGGGCGCACCCAGGTGAAGTACTACCAGGTGGACATGACCCTGACGGACCTGGAAAGCAACCGCATCGTGTGGATTGGGCAGAAGCAGATACGCAAACTGGTTGAGCGATCCCGCGTACGCTCCTGA
- a CDS encoding TIGR03545 family protein: MFEIIGRALAAFNSKARPWQISLAAALALIPGLSPFFAIHNVLILFLAFFLNINLGIFIVALAIFSGIAWMVDPWMEVLGYWILTQPSLESLFTSWYNSAWMGLTRFNNSLVIGSLAASLLLFPLVWLLLHLTINLYRGPISRLTDRVPVVRLFLAYDSKLEELKKPFPVRWIGAGIYVGIIGGISVFVLLFLDPIVKKGLEIGLSRSAGAEVEIASLQTSLNPLTLEIHGLQIPDKTDLMRNLAQAERIAFEVDLGHLFHRRFLLDELVATAVVLDQPRQSPARIHEVASPPPAEPQPSTPRRFVADASERLPEPREVVRQETLHTRTEGERIERELQQVEQKWSGQEIPEPDLSQYRDRLRQLEQQARNIRSEDDLRKVRDEARALRSDLRQYVDDYERLLDELTADRRSVRQLVDELRGLPGEDFNALRDKYSLDMDGAFELAGTLLGEDVQENLDSLREWYYRLLPYVDMARERMARRGEHDDTRPPRGEGRIVHYTLWDPKPGWLIAHAALDITTGSGNKFAGELKGLTDNQRITGEPMRAWFQSQQVSGYDSLRIDWLSERRQDEPRDTFDIALRGYEKSGSRVDRLFMSPSELRSDLQLELTSGGQLSGGGVLNFANVELGLEHPGNELERVIHRTLASVQQFDVDLRLTGRITSPRARLGTDLDRQLSNRFRDELEEQRRQFEQRLRAELEKLAQEYMEKAGLKQEELEQLQALLRGEADALQALEERVGRELSEDALRGELQQRLDEERQRLEEERRRLEEEARQRAEEERRRLEEEKQQREQELRDQLRDEGERLLRGLR; the protein is encoded by the coding sequence ATGTTTGAGATCATTGGCCGCGCTCTGGCGGCATTTAACTCCAAGGCGCGACCCTGGCAAATAAGTCTGGCAGCAGCCCTGGCGCTGATTCCTGGCCTTTCACCTTTTTTTGCTATTCACAATGTACTGATCCTTTTTCTGGCATTTTTCCTCAATATCAACCTGGGGATTTTTATCGTTGCCCTTGCCATTTTTTCCGGCATTGCCTGGATGGTGGACCCCTGGATGGAGGTCCTTGGCTACTGGATTTTGACTCAGCCTTCCCTGGAATCGCTCTTTACCAGCTGGTACAACAGCGCCTGGATGGGCCTGACTCGTTTTAATAATTCGCTGGTCATCGGCTCCCTGGCTGCCTCGCTGCTGCTCTTTCCCCTCGTCTGGCTGCTTTTACATCTGACAATCAACTTGTACCGCGGCCCCATCTCCCGTCTTACCGACCGAGTTCCGGTGGTGCGGCTCTTTCTGGCCTACGACAGCAAGCTGGAAGAACTGAAAAAACCTTTTCCGGTGCGTTGGATCGGTGCTGGCATCTACGTAGGCATCATCGGTGGCATTTCGGTATTTGTGCTGCTGTTTCTTGACCCTATCGTCAAGAAAGGGCTAGAGATAGGGCTGAGTCGCTCGGCAGGAGCCGAGGTGGAAATCGCTTCGCTTCAAACTTCATTGAATCCTCTGACTCTTGAGATTCACGGCTTGCAGATACCAGACAAAACTGATCTCATGCGTAACCTGGCACAAGCCGAGCGCATAGCCTTTGAAGTTGACCTGGGGCATCTTTTTCATCGCCGCTTCCTGTTGGATGAGCTGGTGGCTACCGCTGTGGTTTTGGATCAACCACGACAAAGCCCGGCCCGAATACATGAAGTCGCCTCGCCTCCACCCGCTGAACCCCAGCCGTCAACACCCCGACGTTTTGTTGCCGATGCTTCAGAGCGCTTGCCGGAACCTCGCGAAGTTGTCAGGCAAGAGACCCTCCACACCCGTACCGAGGGAGAGCGCATTGAGCGGGAATTGCAGCAGGTAGAGCAGAAATGGAGTGGCCAAGAGATCCCTGAGCCGGACCTTTCCCAGTATCGCGATCGTCTGCGACAACTGGAGCAGCAGGCTCGAAATATTCGCAGCGAAGATGACCTGCGTAAAGTGCGGGATGAAGCGCGGGCACTCCGCAGCGATCTGCGGCAGTACGTGGATGACTATGAGCGTCTTCTGGATGAATTGACAGCGGATCGTCGAAGTGTACGCCAACTTGTTGACGAGTTGCGCGGCTTGCCGGGGGAGGACTTTAACGCCCTGCGAGACAAGTACTCACTGGATATGGACGGTGCTTTTGAGTTAGCTGGCACTCTGCTTGGCGAGGATGTGCAGGAGAATCTCGACTCGCTGCGGGAATGGTACTATCGCCTTTTACCCTATGTGGATATGGCCCGTGAGCGCATGGCTCGCCGTGGTGAGCACGACGACACTCGCCCCCCTCGTGGCGAGGGGCGCATTGTCCACTACACCCTGTGGGATCCCAAGCCTGGCTGGCTGATAGCCCACGCTGCCCTTGATATTACCACCGGCAGTGGTAATAAATTTGCCGGTGAACTGAAAGGGTTGACCGATAACCAACGCATTACCGGCGAGCCTATGCGGGCCTGGTTCCAGTCCCAACAGGTCAGTGGCTACGATTCATTGCGTATTGACTGGCTCAGCGAACGACGTCAGGACGAGCCTCGAGATACCTTTGATATAGCCCTGCGGGGTTATGAAAAAAGTGGATCCCGTGTGGATCGCCTCTTTATGAGCCCCAGTGAGCTGCGTAGTGACCTGCAACTGGAGCTTACCAGTGGCGGGCAGTTGAGTGGAGGTGGGGTCCTCAATTTTGCAAATGTTGAGCTGGGGCTGGAGCATCCGGGCAATGAGCTGGAGCGGGTGATCCATCGTACCCTGGCGAGTGTGCAACAGTTCGATGTTGACCTTCGCCTTACTGGTCGCATCACCAGCCCCCGGGCTCGCCTTGGCACTGACCTGGATCGACAACTCAGCAATCGCTTTCGCGATGAACTGGAAGAGCAACGTCGCCAGTTTGAACAGCGCCTGCGGGCCGAGCTGGAAAAATTGGCCCAGGAGTACATGGAAAAGGCGGGCCTGAAGCAGGAAGAGCTGGAACAGCTACAGGCATTGTTGCGTGGTGAAGCTGATGCTTTGCAGGCCCTGGAGGAGCGTGTAGGGCGGGAGCTTTCAGAAGACGCCTTGCGCGGTGAGTTGCAACAGCGCCTTGATGAGGAGAGGCAGCGTCTGGAAGAGGAAAGGCGGCGCCTGGAGGAAGAGGCACGTCAACGTGCCGAAGAAGAGCGCAGACGTCTTGAAGAAGAGAAGCAGCAGCGTGAGCAGGAGCTGCGTGATCAGCTCAGGGACGAAGGAGAGCGTCTGCTGCGCGGGTTGCGATAA